In the genome of Vicia villosa cultivar HV-30 ecotype Madison, WI linkage group LG7, Vvil1.0, whole genome shotgun sequence, one region contains:
- the LOC131618949 gene encoding uncharacterized protein LOC131618949, translated as MRKSIEIGEFRGFGISGSCVVDTLQFANDMLLVGEGSWKHVWAIKAVLRAFELVLGLGINYHNSKLIGINVNNNFLNVASYVLSSKVKDCNFYFLGIPIGCNPRNSLSWLPLLSKTKKCLSGWKNHFLSMRGRITLLKSILSSLTISTMNFYKMSVKVLN; from the coding sequence ATGAGGAAATCAATTGAGATTGGGGAGTTTAGAGGATTTGGGATTAGTGGGAGTTGTGTAGTCGACACTCTTCAATTTGCTAATGATATGTTGTTAGTAGGGGAAGGATCTTGGAAGCATGTGTGGGCTATTAAGGCAGTTTTaagagcttttgagcttgttttggGTCTCGGTATCAACTATCATAATAGTAAATTGATTGGTATCAATGTTAATAACAATTTCTTGAATGTTGCTTCTTATGTTCTTTCTAGCAAGGTGAAGGATTGCAACTTTTATTTTCTTGGGATACCCATTGGTTGTAATCCGAGGAACTCTTTGTCTTGGCTCCCTCTCTTGTCTAAGACGAAGAAGTGTTTATCAGGTTGGAAAAATCATTTTCTTAGTATGCGTGGTAGGATCActcttttgaaatcaattcttagCTCTCTCACTATATCCACCATGAATTTTTATAAAATGTCGGTTAAGGTTCTCAATTAG
- the LOC131620486 gene encoding disease resistance protein RPV1-like isoform X2, producing the protein MSSPPSSSSGGGEAFRLRWDVFLSFRGEDTRECFTKKLYQSLHTEGVRVFMDDEGLDRGDHIDTTFLQAIDDSAASIVIISSNYADSHWRLDELVRIFQWKNRLVIPVFYQVDPSHVRKQSGPFQKGFTDLQNRFDNQKVSKWRDSMKQLGGLAGFVFNNSYEGGHENLIHLLVKRVLKELSNTPMVVADFLVGLDTRVEKVMDLLQLQSNTVKVLGLYGMGGVGKTTLAKALFNSLVGRFERRCFVSNVRHSSSKEGGLLSLQSNIIKDLSSQQRSQSFIGDVNAGLSTIKQIVLENRVLLVLDDVDNVNQLDALIGKREWFYKGSCIIITTRDTTALPENYVNKLYEVKELFDEEALQLFSYHALKKKDPPENFLDFSKKIVSLTGRMPLALEVFGCFLYERRRVEEWEDAIKKLRTIRPGNLHDVLKISYDGLDEQEKCIFLDIACFFIQMEMKHGDVIDILRGCGFRGEIAMTILVQKCLIKIKHDNTLWMHDQIRDMGRQIVMDENHVDPGMRSRLWDRAEIMSVLKSKKGTRCIQGVVLDFKKRSIIVGEKYNEVILDTKSFEPMVTLRLLQINNLSLEGKFLPDDLKWLQWQGCPLEYIPLDTLPRELAVLDLSNAQKIKSLSALESHNKVPENLMVIKLSDCYGLAAIPDLSRCLKLEKISLDSCINLKRIHESIGSLTTLRSLNLRRCENITEIPSDVSGLKHLETLILSSCTKLKALPESLGMLKSLKTLEAVHTDIVKLPESIFRLTTLERLVLDSCYKFRRLPNCIGKLCSLQELSLNHSGLQELPDTVGSLKNLEKLSLIGCQSLTQLPDSVGNLISLTELLAYNTGIKELPSTIGSLSYLRNLSVGNCKHLNKLPDSIKTLASIIELQLDGTPIRYLPNQIGDMKQLRKLEIGNCINLESLPESIGHLGSLTTLNIDNGNIKELPMSIGLLENLVTLTLKKCRMLNQLPASIGNLKSLCHLNMKETTISDLPESFGMLSSLRTLRMGKEPNLVPTSMENTSSFVMPSSFCNLTLLSDFDAHAWGLFGKIPDEFEKLSLIETLKLGRNNFHSLPSSLKGLSFLKKLELLNCTELTSLPPLPSSLIELKADNCYALETIHDMSNLESLEELKLTNCGKVVDIPGLECLKSLKRLFLSGCSACSSQVRKRLSKVALRNFQNLSMPGTKLPEWFSGETVSFKNRKNLELKSVVVGVIFSINHDKMKSQIPDVVDIQAKVLKLGEQVFSSVLYIGGVPRTNEPQIHLRRFHDYHALRRELKEADTVCVTKRSPPFDERLELIKAGIHLIFEGDDDYEGDEESLDKGLQSVSERMARFFNTYDEGVDATESEDKCQHELEQAKEKPQTRLLGVKGNSILFFLFNLFLVLLGWFWLRFMSSAERRD; encoded by the exons ATGTCTTCCCctccttcttcttcctccggTGGAGGAGAAGCATTCAGGCTTCGTTGGGACGTGTTTTTGAGTTTCAGAGGTGAAGATACTCGCGAATGCTTCACCAAAAAACTATACCAATCTCTCCACACTGAAGGTGTTCGTGTTTTCATGGACGATGAGGGTTTGGACCGTGGAGATCACATAGATACCACTTTTCTTCAAGCCATTGATGACTCTGCTGCTTCCAttgttattatctcttctaatTACGCTGACTCTCATTGGCGTCTTGATGAACTTGTCAGGATTTTTCAATGGAAGAATAGGCTTGTTATTCCCGTTTTCTACCAGGTTGATCCTTCTCATGTTCGGAAACAGTCCGGTccttttcaaaaaggttttactGATCTTCAAAACAGATTTGATAATCAAAAGGTTTCCAAGTGGAGAGATTCTATGAAACAACTTGGTGGACTCGCTGGCTTTGTTTTCAATAACAG TTATGAAGGCGGGCACGAAAATCTGATACACCTTTTGGTGAAAAGGGTTTTGAAGGAGTTAAGTAATACTCCAATGGTTGTCGCTGACTTTCTAGTCGGACTCGATACTCGTGTTGAGAAGGTGATGGATCTGTTACAACTTCAATCCAACACTGTCAAGGTCTTAGGGTTGTATGGAATGGGAGGTGTTGGTAAGACAACCCTTGCCAAGGCTCTTTTCAATAGTCTCGTGGGTCGTTTTGAACGTAGATGTTTCGTTTCAAATGTGAGACACTCCTCATCTAAAGAGGGTGGTTTGCTTTCTCTTCAAAGCAATATTATTAAAGATCTTTCTTCTCAACAAAGATCTCAGAGTTTTATCGGTGATGTCAATGCTGGTCTTTCTACTATCAAACAAATAGTTCTTGAAAATCGAGTTCTACTAGTGTTGGATGATGTTGATAATGTAAACCAGCTTGATGCTTTGATTGGTAAAAGGGAATGGTTTTATAAAGGAAGCTGTATAATCATTACAACAAGGGACACAACTGCTTTGCCTGAAAATTATGTCAATAAGTTGTATGAAGTCAAAGAATTGTTTGATGAAGAAGCTCTACAATTATTCAGTTACCATGCTTTGAAGAAAAAGGACCCTCCAGAAAATTTTCtggatttttcaaagaaaattgtaTCTCTTACAGGAAGAATGCCATTGGCTTTGGAAGTGTTTGGTTGCTTTCTGTATGAGAGGAGGAGGGTGGAGGAGTGGGAGGATGCTATTAAGAAGCTGAGAACAATTCGGCCCGGGAATCTTCACGATGTGTTGAAGATAAGTTATGATGGGTTGGATGAACAAGAGAAGTGTATATTCCTTGATATTGCTTGTTTCTTTATTCAAATGGAAATGAAGCATGGTGATGTGATTGATATACTAAGAGGTTGTGGTTTTAGAGGAGAGATAGCTATGACGATCCTTGTACAGAAAtgcttaatcaaaataaaacatgaCAATACCTTGTGGATGCATGATCAAATTAGAGATATGGGAAGACAGATTGTAATGGATGAAAACCATGTTGATCCTGGGATGCGTAGTAGATTGTGGGATCGTGCTGAAATCATGTCCGTTTTGAAGAGTAAGAAG GGAACAAGATGCATACAAGGAGTTGTACTAGACTTTAAGAAAAGATCAATAATTGTAGGAGAGAAATATAACGAAGTTATACTTGATACAAAATCCTTTGAACCAATGGTTACCTTAAGATTGCTTCAGATCAATAATCTGAGTTTGGAAGGCAAGTTTCTTCCAGATGACCTGAAATGGCTACAATGGCAAGGATGTCCTTTGGAATACATTCCTTTGGACACATTGCCACGTGAACTGGCTGTCCTTGATCTCTCAAATGCCCAGAAAATTAAAAGCTTGAGTGCATTGGAAAGTCACAACAAG GTACCAGAGAACCTAATGGTCATTAAACTCTCCGACTGCTACGGACTTGCTGCAATCCCTGATTTATCTAGGTGTCTCAAGCTGGAGAAAATTAGTTTGGATAGCTGCATTAACCTCAAAAGGATTCATGAATCAATTGGCAGTTTGACTACCTTGCGTAGTTTGAACTTGAGGCGTTGTGAAAACATTACTGAGATTCCCAGTGATGTTTCTGGGCTGAAACATCTGGAGACCCTCATTCTTTCTAGTTGCACTAAGTTGAAAGCATTACCCGAAAGCCTAGGCATGCTTAAATCTCTGAAAACACTTGAGGCTGTTCACACTGATATAGTAAAGTTGCCCGAGTCCATTTTTAGATTGACCACACTCGAACGACTTGTTTTAGACAGTTGCTACAAATTTAGAAGACTACCAAACTGCATTGGAAAATTATGTTCTTTGCAAGAATTATCTCTTAATCATTCAGGCTTACAAGAATTACCGGACACTGTGGGATCCTTGAAAAATCTTGAGAAGTTAAGTTTGATTGGGTGTCAATCTCTCACTCAATTGCCAGATTCTGTTGGAAACCTCATATCGTTGACAGAGCTTTTGGCTTACAACACCGGAATTAAGGAACTCCCTTCCACCATTGGTTCTTTATCCTATCTGAGGAATTTATCAGTTGGAAACTGTAAGCATCTCAATAAATTGCCCGACTCAATTAAAACTTTGGCTTCAATTATTGAACTTCAGTTAGATGGAACACCTATTAGATATCTTCCAAATCAAATTGGAGACATGAAACAACTAAGGAAACTTGAGATTGGAAATTGCATCAATCTTGAATCATTACCAGAATCCATTGGCCACCTAGGATCTCTTACTACATTGAACATAGACAATGGAAATATCAAAGAATTACCAATGTCGATTGGATTATTGGAAAATCTTGTTACCTTAACATTGAAGAAATGTAGAATGCTTAACCAGCTCCCAGCTTCTATAGGGAACTTGAAATCTCTATGTCACCTAAACATGAAGGAAACAACTATATCAGACTTGCCTGAAAGTTTTGGTATGCTCTCAAGCTTGAGAACACTGAGAATGGGAAAGGAGCCTAATTTAGTTCCCACATCTATGGAGAACACGAGCTCTTTTGTGATGCCGTCTTCTTTCTGTAATCTGACCTTGCTATCTGATTTCGATGCCCATGCATGGGGATTATTTGGTAAAATTCCTGATGAATTCGAGAAGCTATCATTAATAGAGACTTTAAAATTGGGCCGCAACAATTTCCACAGCCTTCCTTCCAGTTTGAAAGGTCTTTCCTTTCTCAAGAAACTCGAACTGCTAAATTGCACGGAGCTGACTTCTCTCCCACCACTTCCTTCAAGTTTGATCGAGCTAAAAGCTGATAATTGCTACGCATTAGAGACAATACATGACATGTCAAATTTAGAGAGTTTGGAGGAGTTGAAACTCACAAATTGTGGGAAAGTGGTGGATATTCCAGGTCTTGAATGCTTGAAGTCCTTGAAAAGATTGTTCCTTAGTGGTTGCAGTGCATGCTCCTCCCAAGTACGCAAAAGACTTTCAAAG GTGGCACTGAGAAATTTTCAGAACTTGAGCATGCCGGGAACCAAATTACCTGAATGGTTTTCAGGAGAAACTGTAAGCTTTAAGAATCGCAAAAATCTCGAGCTAAAAAGTGTAGTTGTAGGTGTTATTTTCTCAATTAACCATGACAAGATGAAAAGTCAAATCCCTGACGTGGTTGATATTCAAGCAAAGGTTCTCAAATTAGGCGAACAAGTTTTTAGTTCAGTGCTATACATAGGTGGGGTGCCAAGGACAAATGAACCACAAATACACTTGCGAAGGTTCCATGATTACCATGCATTGCGAAGGGAATTAAAAGAAGCTGATACGGTTTGTGTGACAAAGAGAAGTCCTCCTTTTGATGAGAGGTTGGAATTGATAAAAGCTGGAATTCATTTAATCTTTGAAGGGGATGATGATTATGAGGGAGACGAAGAATCGTTGGACAAAGGCCTACAATCTGTCTCAGAAAGGATGGCCAGGTTTTTCAACACTTATGATGAAGGTGTTGATGCAACTGAGAGTGAAGATAAGTGTCAACATGAATTGGAGCAGGCAAAAGAAAAGCCTCAAACTAGATTACTTGGTGTCAAAGGCAATTCCATTCTATTCTTCCTGTTTAATCTATTCCTTGTGCTGTTGGGTTGGTTTTGGTTGAGGTTTATGTCAAGTGCTGAAAGGAGGGATTGA
- the LOC131620486 gene encoding disease resistance protein RPV1-like isoform X1: MSSPPSSSSGGGEAFRLRWDVFLSFRGEDTRECFTKKLYQSLHTEGVRVFMDDEGLDRGDHIDTTFLQAIDDSAASIVIISSNYADSHWRLDELVRIFQWKNRLVIPVFYQVDPSHVRKQSGPFQKGFTDLQNRFDNQKVSKWRDSMKQLGGLAGFVFNNSYEGGHENLIHLLVKRVLKELSNTPMVVADFLVGLDTRVEKVMDLLQLQSNTVKVLGLYGMGGVGKTTLAKALFNSLVGRFERRCFVSNVRHSSSKEGGLLSLQSNIIKDLSSQQRSQSFIGDVNAGLSTIKQIVLENRVLLVLDDVDNVNQLDALIGKREWFYKGSCIIITTRDTTALPENYVNKLYEVKELFDEEALQLFSYHALKKKDPPENFLDFSKKIVSLTGRMPLALEVFGCFLYERRRVEEWEDAIKKLRTIRPGNLHDVLKISYDGLDEQEKCIFLDIACFFIQMEMKHGDVIDILRGCGFRGEIAMTILVQKCLIKIKHDNTLWMHDQIRDMGRQIVMDENHVDPGMRSRLWDRAEIMSVLKSKKGTRCIQGVVLDFKKRSIIVGEKYNEVILDTKSFEPMVTLRLLQINNLSLEGKFLPDDLKWLQWQGCPLEYIPLDTLPRELAVLDLSNAQKIKSLSALESHNKQVPENLMVIKLSDCYGLAAIPDLSRCLKLEKISLDSCINLKRIHESIGSLTTLRSLNLRRCENITEIPSDVSGLKHLETLILSSCTKLKALPESLGMLKSLKTLEAVHTDIVKLPESIFRLTTLERLVLDSCYKFRRLPNCIGKLCSLQELSLNHSGLQELPDTVGSLKNLEKLSLIGCQSLTQLPDSVGNLISLTELLAYNTGIKELPSTIGSLSYLRNLSVGNCKHLNKLPDSIKTLASIIELQLDGTPIRYLPNQIGDMKQLRKLEIGNCINLESLPESIGHLGSLTTLNIDNGNIKELPMSIGLLENLVTLTLKKCRMLNQLPASIGNLKSLCHLNMKETTISDLPESFGMLSSLRTLRMGKEPNLVPTSMENTSSFVMPSSFCNLTLLSDFDAHAWGLFGKIPDEFEKLSLIETLKLGRNNFHSLPSSLKGLSFLKKLELLNCTELTSLPPLPSSLIELKADNCYALETIHDMSNLESLEELKLTNCGKVVDIPGLECLKSLKRLFLSGCSACSSQVRKRLSKVALRNFQNLSMPGTKLPEWFSGETVSFKNRKNLELKSVVVGVIFSINHDKMKSQIPDVVDIQAKVLKLGEQVFSSVLYIGGVPRTNEPQIHLRRFHDYHALRRELKEADTVCVTKRSPPFDERLELIKAGIHLIFEGDDDYEGDEESLDKGLQSVSERMARFFNTYDEGVDATESEDKCQHELEQAKEKPQTRLLGVKGNSILFFLFNLFLVLLGWFWLRFMSSAERRD, translated from the exons ATGTCTTCCCctccttcttcttcctccggTGGAGGAGAAGCATTCAGGCTTCGTTGGGACGTGTTTTTGAGTTTCAGAGGTGAAGATACTCGCGAATGCTTCACCAAAAAACTATACCAATCTCTCCACACTGAAGGTGTTCGTGTTTTCATGGACGATGAGGGTTTGGACCGTGGAGATCACATAGATACCACTTTTCTTCAAGCCATTGATGACTCTGCTGCTTCCAttgttattatctcttctaatTACGCTGACTCTCATTGGCGTCTTGATGAACTTGTCAGGATTTTTCAATGGAAGAATAGGCTTGTTATTCCCGTTTTCTACCAGGTTGATCCTTCTCATGTTCGGAAACAGTCCGGTccttttcaaaaaggttttactGATCTTCAAAACAGATTTGATAATCAAAAGGTTTCCAAGTGGAGAGATTCTATGAAACAACTTGGTGGACTCGCTGGCTTTGTTTTCAATAACAG TTATGAAGGCGGGCACGAAAATCTGATACACCTTTTGGTGAAAAGGGTTTTGAAGGAGTTAAGTAATACTCCAATGGTTGTCGCTGACTTTCTAGTCGGACTCGATACTCGTGTTGAGAAGGTGATGGATCTGTTACAACTTCAATCCAACACTGTCAAGGTCTTAGGGTTGTATGGAATGGGAGGTGTTGGTAAGACAACCCTTGCCAAGGCTCTTTTCAATAGTCTCGTGGGTCGTTTTGAACGTAGATGTTTCGTTTCAAATGTGAGACACTCCTCATCTAAAGAGGGTGGTTTGCTTTCTCTTCAAAGCAATATTATTAAAGATCTTTCTTCTCAACAAAGATCTCAGAGTTTTATCGGTGATGTCAATGCTGGTCTTTCTACTATCAAACAAATAGTTCTTGAAAATCGAGTTCTACTAGTGTTGGATGATGTTGATAATGTAAACCAGCTTGATGCTTTGATTGGTAAAAGGGAATGGTTTTATAAAGGAAGCTGTATAATCATTACAACAAGGGACACAACTGCTTTGCCTGAAAATTATGTCAATAAGTTGTATGAAGTCAAAGAATTGTTTGATGAAGAAGCTCTACAATTATTCAGTTACCATGCTTTGAAGAAAAAGGACCCTCCAGAAAATTTTCtggatttttcaaagaaaattgtaTCTCTTACAGGAAGAATGCCATTGGCTTTGGAAGTGTTTGGTTGCTTTCTGTATGAGAGGAGGAGGGTGGAGGAGTGGGAGGATGCTATTAAGAAGCTGAGAACAATTCGGCCCGGGAATCTTCACGATGTGTTGAAGATAAGTTATGATGGGTTGGATGAACAAGAGAAGTGTATATTCCTTGATATTGCTTGTTTCTTTATTCAAATGGAAATGAAGCATGGTGATGTGATTGATATACTAAGAGGTTGTGGTTTTAGAGGAGAGATAGCTATGACGATCCTTGTACAGAAAtgcttaatcaaaataaaacatgaCAATACCTTGTGGATGCATGATCAAATTAGAGATATGGGAAGACAGATTGTAATGGATGAAAACCATGTTGATCCTGGGATGCGTAGTAGATTGTGGGATCGTGCTGAAATCATGTCCGTTTTGAAGAGTAAGAAG GGAACAAGATGCATACAAGGAGTTGTACTAGACTTTAAGAAAAGATCAATAATTGTAGGAGAGAAATATAACGAAGTTATACTTGATACAAAATCCTTTGAACCAATGGTTACCTTAAGATTGCTTCAGATCAATAATCTGAGTTTGGAAGGCAAGTTTCTTCCAGATGACCTGAAATGGCTACAATGGCAAGGATGTCCTTTGGAATACATTCCTTTGGACACATTGCCACGTGAACTGGCTGTCCTTGATCTCTCAAATGCCCAGAAAATTAAAAGCTTGAGTGCATTGGAAAGTCACAACAAG CAGGTACCAGAGAACCTAATGGTCATTAAACTCTCCGACTGCTACGGACTTGCTGCAATCCCTGATTTATCTAGGTGTCTCAAGCTGGAGAAAATTAGTTTGGATAGCTGCATTAACCTCAAAAGGATTCATGAATCAATTGGCAGTTTGACTACCTTGCGTAGTTTGAACTTGAGGCGTTGTGAAAACATTACTGAGATTCCCAGTGATGTTTCTGGGCTGAAACATCTGGAGACCCTCATTCTTTCTAGTTGCACTAAGTTGAAAGCATTACCCGAAAGCCTAGGCATGCTTAAATCTCTGAAAACACTTGAGGCTGTTCACACTGATATAGTAAAGTTGCCCGAGTCCATTTTTAGATTGACCACACTCGAACGACTTGTTTTAGACAGTTGCTACAAATTTAGAAGACTACCAAACTGCATTGGAAAATTATGTTCTTTGCAAGAATTATCTCTTAATCATTCAGGCTTACAAGAATTACCGGACACTGTGGGATCCTTGAAAAATCTTGAGAAGTTAAGTTTGATTGGGTGTCAATCTCTCACTCAATTGCCAGATTCTGTTGGAAACCTCATATCGTTGACAGAGCTTTTGGCTTACAACACCGGAATTAAGGAACTCCCTTCCACCATTGGTTCTTTATCCTATCTGAGGAATTTATCAGTTGGAAACTGTAAGCATCTCAATAAATTGCCCGACTCAATTAAAACTTTGGCTTCAATTATTGAACTTCAGTTAGATGGAACACCTATTAGATATCTTCCAAATCAAATTGGAGACATGAAACAACTAAGGAAACTTGAGATTGGAAATTGCATCAATCTTGAATCATTACCAGAATCCATTGGCCACCTAGGATCTCTTACTACATTGAACATAGACAATGGAAATATCAAAGAATTACCAATGTCGATTGGATTATTGGAAAATCTTGTTACCTTAACATTGAAGAAATGTAGAATGCTTAACCAGCTCCCAGCTTCTATAGGGAACTTGAAATCTCTATGTCACCTAAACATGAAGGAAACAACTATATCAGACTTGCCTGAAAGTTTTGGTATGCTCTCAAGCTTGAGAACACTGAGAATGGGAAAGGAGCCTAATTTAGTTCCCACATCTATGGAGAACACGAGCTCTTTTGTGATGCCGTCTTCTTTCTGTAATCTGACCTTGCTATCTGATTTCGATGCCCATGCATGGGGATTATTTGGTAAAATTCCTGATGAATTCGAGAAGCTATCATTAATAGAGACTTTAAAATTGGGCCGCAACAATTTCCACAGCCTTCCTTCCAGTTTGAAAGGTCTTTCCTTTCTCAAGAAACTCGAACTGCTAAATTGCACGGAGCTGACTTCTCTCCCACCACTTCCTTCAAGTTTGATCGAGCTAAAAGCTGATAATTGCTACGCATTAGAGACAATACATGACATGTCAAATTTAGAGAGTTTGGAGGAGTTGAAACTCACAAATTGTGGGAAAGTGGTGGATATTCCAGGTCTTGAATGCTTGAAGTCCTTGAAAAGATTGTTCCTTAGTGGTTGCAGTGCATGCTCCTCCCAAGTACGCAAAAGACTTTCAAAG GTGGCACTGAGAAATTTTCAGAACTTGAGCATGCCGGGAACCAAATTACCTGAATGGTTTTCAGGAGAAACTGTAAGCTTTAAGAATCGCAAAAATCTCGAGCTAAAAAGTGTAGTTGTAGGTGTTATTTTCTCAATTAACCATGACAAGATGAAAAGTCAAATCCCTGACGTGGTTGATATTCAAGCAAAGGTTCTCAAATTAGGCGAACAAGTTTTTAGTTCAGTGCTATACATAGGTGGGGTGCCAAGGACAAATGAACCACAAATACACTTGCGAAGGTTCCATGATTACCATGCATTGCGAAGGGAATTAAAAGAAGCTGATACGGTTTGTGTGACAAAGAGAAGTCCTCCTTTTGATGAGAGGTTGGAATTGATAAAAGCTGGAATTCATTTAATCTTTGAAGGGGATGATGATTATGAGGGAGACGAAGAATCGTTGGACAAAGGCCTACAATCTGTCTCAGAAAGGATGGCCAGGTTTTTCAACACTTATGATGAAGGTGTTGATGCAACTGAGAGTGAAGATAAGTGTCAACATGAATTGGAGCAGGCAAAAGAAAAGCCTCAAACTAGATTACTTGGTGTCAAAGGCAATTCCATTCTATTCTTCCTGTTTAATCTATTCCTTGTGCTGTTGGGTTGGTTTTGGTTGAGGTTTATGTCAAGTGCTGAAAGGAGGGATTGA